The genomic stretch aacatcaAAGTCTTCCCAATGAGAAACACACGGGCAGATAAACAACACGCATCTGTAGTTATATGCCAAAAGGAATCAAAATTACGACAACTTCCAAGTTCTTAATACAGGTGTTTAACACCTCTCCCTTGATACTTAAAGCAAGCGGCAGTATATGTCTCAATAAAATCTGTTGAAATTTATCATCCATACAGCTCTGCAACACCTcatatcaaaacaaaaaatcctCTTTAGGCATCGAGATTCTTACCTTGACAAACAACCTCTTGTCATGCCCTGTGGCCGCAACCCTCAATACAGACTCAGCTGCTCCAACGGTATTGGCTAACCACGCAACAATGCTATTAGCAGTGTCCTGCGAAATCTGCCACTCAAGTGGATCCACTGGTACCCTAATCAACAGAAAAATTAGATACTTTAATTACCATTCACCGCTACAATATTAACAAGTTTGTAAACTCATCAGTTGACATAGAATCCTCTTATAAAATGGTACTATTGACACATTTTGGATTTGAAACTGAGCAGTTCATTTCTAAGAAAtcacaaattttcatttcatctaTCATGGTACTAACTCTGGCACTTCTTCAATGCCCTATAACCTATGTAAATTtccacatgcatccactcaatACAACGTGAGAGAGTAGAAGAGCATCAAAATCCAAACGAAACCCAAATTTCTAAAAGCATTTGTACTCAAACTGAATTAAGTAGAACAAAATCTGCATTTACATTCAACCATTACCAAATAAAACCTGGTCCCCAAATCAGCCAACAAACCAATAACAAGAACTTAGAATCCCTAATCGACCACTAGTATAGTATCAAGTTTGTAAAATTCATCATTTGACATCGAAACCCCTAATTAATTTTATCTATCATATTAATCTACTTACATTCTAATGCATTCATTCAATGCAACCCTATCAAAATCTAAACCAAACCCAAATTTCTCAAAAGCATTTGTAATCACActaaatcaaattaaaacaaatttgcaTTGAGTTTCAAACAAAATCAGATTAAACCCTAAATCACCAATTCAGCCAACAACCCAATAACAAGAGCATAGAATCCCTAATTCCTCAAAAAGTCAAAACCCTGAAaaacaaaccacaaaaaaaaaaaaaaaaaaggcgacCACTTTCCGGTATTTTCTGAGGGAGGGAAAGGGGAAAGGGCAAAATGGGGAATTTGGGAGGACTTACGAGACGTTCATTTGGCGAAAGAGGAGGCCGAGAATGGCGAGAGAGCAGAGGAGGACGATGAGGACGtcggagaggagagagaggaggctGGAGTTGCGGTGGGCACAGTGGTAATACACCAAGCTTCCGCATATTAGCACCACCACCGGCTTCCCTACTTCCGATCGGAAATCCACGTTCTTCATCTGGTTGTGTTTTTTGACTGGGTTCAGCTATTTcgcaatttcttttattttattttataaaaaaataaattacaacaATTCTTTCTGACTgactttttgtatttgtttccacaaactaatgaaaaagcATTTGACTGAGCAAAAACAATTACTCCTACTGAATATTAGCATTCCTCTTCAATCTCAAGTAAGATATTTTTGATTCGAATATTATTGAtgataaatttataattaatttatttctttataattttagtgtaaatatatcgttgtaagAACTTTTTACTTGATCCCTTTCATTCATATTTTTTGCTCACGAAAATTTGATCAccaatgtaaaaaataaatttactatCATGATTAATTGACCTAACCTCGTTTGCTAATTTTTCTCCTTATTAACCCCTTTCTCTTTGTCTcactctccttttttttttcttttttttttttaataggaaaCGGCAGCAATTACATTGATAAAGCACAACGAcacatgaaaagaaaacaaagtagGAAAACAAACAACACAGCAGCAGTCAAGAGACTGGCAGCACCAACTATCCATTACAATCCTCCAATgtaaaataaattgtaattGTCATCATTAATTATTAGCACGTGAGGCTACTCTTATATTTCAGCAACACGTGCTAACAATTAACGAAGAGTTGatgagatttttaattttaaatcagAATCCTAACAAAATTTACCACAAGAATTTAAATTCGAATTTTGTTACCACATGGATTATCTTCGACCTACCGTATCATCACAAACACTATTATTCCAATTAAGCCGGAAAATTAACAATGAGGTACAAAATCGGGGAGGAATTGGGTGAAATTTGAACTAACAAGgcaaaaatatatattgatAAAAAGACACTATTTTGTCATGGTACAACACATTCATCAGTACATATTCCTTGTAAGGCACATAAATGCAGCTCAAGTGACAGTTTGGTCAAGCCCACCGGAAAccgaaaacagaagaaaaagaaagtaaaactCTCAACGGATGCAAGATCAACCAAACTAGGCCTGTGTAAAACACCTCCGGCCTGGTAATTTACACCAGTATAGATCCCAATGTGAGTTTAAACTATGATCCTATGTGAAATCTTGCTTGAGCTTGTTCCAGCTTATAAGGTATGTCTCTGAACAAGCAATATGTCCTTCCAAGCTTCGTAAAACATCCAGGTGATGCCGGAAGATGGCATGACCTTCAAGCAGCTTGCACCCCACCCTCTGTAAAGTCCCCGCAAACCTTCTTCCCGGATGACTTCTGAAAGTGCTGCTGCCATGTGTGGTGGGCACTTGCCTTGCAAAGCTCCAACCATCAGCCGTTTCCTGGCCACCTCCAATGGAAAGCTGATTGTACTAGCCGTAAAACCTAGACATGTTTGAGTAAGTATTAGATAATCAAGTGGTCAGGATATGATACTATAATGTATAATCAGTGAAGAAAATTATCCATCCAATCATTCAGGCTCCAAAAAccataaagagaagaaaaaaatcacTTTGCAAAAGAGACCCGAAGTTTCAAAGTTCCGCATACAAGTTACAAAATCGACATGTGTATTACACAGTCTCCGTCTACTTCCCTAATTATGCAGTTCATTCACATTTCGTGTCCAAGAGGTGGAAGATCTGAGACTTTATCAGAATAAAGTTGGTGAAATACAACTTCATTGTCCTCCAATAGTAGATAAGTAATCCAAGCAAATCAGGATAACTATTCTATACTTCTAATTAGTAATTACACAAAAGTTACATGAATTGTTGTATCACACTGACATTAAGAAAAGTTTTTCCACAGGATGCATGTTTACTAAACTGATGAATAAAAGGTTATATGCCGTCGCTAGGCAACATACTAAAAtagaaagcaaaaagaaaatgcTTCAATAATCTTCATGACTTGATACATATTATTCCTAGAAAAATGGACTATGACGTAGGAGTTAGGATCcaaaaatgtccaaaaactaatcaaacccaaaacaagATTTAAACTgggaaagaaaaagacaggtaAAGGGTGTGCACTATCTTTTCAATTTGGTTTACGTAACCAAGGCCAAGTTTCTAACCTGCAAGTGCTCCAACCAGTAGCATCTCAGGACGGTTCAGAGACtctttattctttgcttggcAGTAGGATTTCTTCACTTTCTCATACATGAAATAGTAACATGTACTGTAAGGAAGCATCCCAATAAGTGTAGGTGAAAGACCAGAATAGCATGCAGCAATCCCACCCTCCTTATAAATCTTGCTGATTGCAATGCTTAAACTGGGATACGCCTCAGGAGACACAGTCAGCCGATCCTGTTGTAAGAAATTAGAAGAAAGAAACAATATATAGTTAAATACCAAGAAAGTGTCAAACATAAATAGTTCCCAACTGAAATCATTATACAGTGAAATCATAAGGAGATATAATCCAAGAGGATATAAAAATGCAGAATATATTTCCACGTGAACACACAAGAAAACCACACATATAAATGAAACACAGAAGATTAGATAGATAACATGGTCATCAGACATGATATAAAGTAGAGCAGGCTAGACTAAATTTATATCCTCATAAAGTGTACCCATACCTTTAGAACTTCAAGGGGATGACATACAAGTGTGCTAACAACTCCGGCAGCAGCACCGGCCACAGCGACAGGGGAAATCCAGGAGATAGAGAAGTTCAAGGTTACAGGACCAATTTGCACCTTTGGGGATTCACCCTGCTTCCACTTTTCTTGTGTTGATGTCATTGCTCGTTTAACACACTCAAATGTTCCAAACTCAATAGCTTGTGTGGGGATTATGCGAAGCATGTTGACCGCATTTCCAGCCCACAGTCCTTGCCATCCCTGCTTCTCAATGACCTCTAAGAAACTGCCAGAAATGTGTCTAGATCCGACACCAACTACCATTCTGGTCCTGCACATATCAAATCCAACATACTATGATCATGTATCAACACTTGCAAAATAATCCTCTAGCTTCCCTAGACTTTTTCCAAAACTGTAACATCTtgatggaagaaaataaaaaaatttgtccaaaatTTTTTGATTACAGTTAATACTTGGTAGCTCAGCCATTCTCACATAAACTTGATTTAACACTACAACATTGAAATTCATACATGGGGAGTGGAATTAAACGTATCACGTTAGCATCACTTCATAACAAAATCTTTTCCGTTTTTTGAACTAAAACAAGACTATTTCCATCCATCTCAGTAACTTGTTAGTGAAGATAGTATTTATACATTCAGAAGTATTTGTATATCCAATGCAATTAAGTAGGCTGACCAACAAATGATGGTGCAAAATCATTGCTGTGAATCAATTACCAATGTCATTTGGGCTGACATTGCTGATTATAATTAATCGACTAGAAATGGAAAACGCAGGATAAGTGCTGTATGTACGGATTCTACATACACCAAATATAAACCCACATTGTTGTCTTCAGGACTTTCATTGTTAAATGAGCTAATTTCGAGTAGCTAAACACTTCTTCGCCGACCAATTTAGTCCTTCGTGTAATCATATATGCTTATATAAACACAAAGCATCAAATACAATGACTAGTGATAACATTTTCAAGAGGGTGAAACAGCTACCACTAACCTGATGGTCTCAAGAGGAGCAAGAACAGCTTTGGTCATTGCCCCTGCTAAAGCCCCGCTTAGGAACTCTCTAACTTCCCTTGTCCTCGAGAAATCCTGAAGCACATCAAGGCACACTTTTTGTAATACCAATGGCAAAATAgtatgttatttttctttaggcccctaaaataaaaatacccaCAGAAAAGAATGCACCCAAATAATACAAATTCTATTTAACAGCCAATCCcaaaagttcaattttttttccaatattCGAGCTTTTCAGAAATAGGTGTTTCTCATGTCGGAGACACAACAATTAAACATCAAAAAAGGTAAATGGGCCAAATTCCTCAAAAGGGTTCTGGTTTCTGAACAAAAATTATCCATATAGCTCCATTTCCCTTGCTTTTATgccattttctcagcaaccaaacagacaaATAAGAATTAAAGCATACCAATTTCCCCTTAAAGTTATAATTAAGAGAAGTTAAAAAAAGAAGTTGGGGGGCTTACTCTGAGGGGTTGGGAGAGGTCAGGGAGCTGAAATCGGAGCTCGAATTTCGGGTGGGCAGCCTCCTTCTCGAGCTCAAGCTCTTTGGGAAGTATGGCCATACTGTACACATCCCCAAAAACCCCACCACCACTgtacttcttctccttcttcagaGACTGTGATTGAAATGCCATGCTTTTCCTTATCAGTatcaatataaatatataaatatattcaaACAAATGCAGATATCTGtattcaaaaaggaaaaaattcccaaaagaATATGCgaagtctttttttttcttagattCTTATTGCATAACGCCTGTATGTATAGATTTGAtataacagagagagagagagggaggtgggTTTGGAATTGACATGcctgagagagggagagggag from Pyrus communis chromosome 7, drPyrComm1.1, whole genome shotgun sequence encodes the following:
- the LOC137740250 gene encoding reticulon-like protein B22, producing the protein MKNVDFRSEVGKPVVVLICGSLVYYHCAHRNSSLLSLLSDVLIVLLCSLAILGLLFRQMNVSVPVDPLEWQISQDTANSIVAWLANTVGAAESVLRVAATGHDKRLFVKVVICLYMLSALGRLISGLTVAYVGLCLFCLYMVAENSESISACLSRFLRRTTDLTEEEAAESDTM
- the LOC137740173 gene encoding probable mitochondrial adenine nucleotide transporter BTL1, with translation MSPKPHSLSLSQSLKKEKKYSGGGVFGDVYSMAILPKELELEKEAAHPKFELRFQLPDLSQPLRDFSRTREVREFLSGALAGAMTKAVLAPLETIRTRMVVGVGSRHISGSFLEVIEKQGWQGLWAGNAVNMLRIIPTQAIEFGTFECVKRAMTSTQEKWKQGESPKVQIGPVTLNFSISWISPVAVAGAAAGVVSTLVCHPLEVLKDRLTVSPEAYPSLSIAISKIYKEGGIAACYSGLSPTLIGMLPYSTCYYFMYEKVKKSYCQAKNKESLNRPEMLLVGALAGFTASTISFPLEVARKRLMVGALQGKCPPHMAAALSEVIREEGLRGLYRGWGASCLKVMPSSGITWMFYEAWKDILLVQRHTL